The nucleotide window AAGCTCTCCCGTGATGACGGAAGACGCGAAGCGTCTTCCGAACCACTCTGACGAGCCTGCACTCGCGTGCTCGTGCAGACCTCGCGCAATGTTCGCGCTCGTGCGCTCGCTATTGTCTGCTCACGGGCGGCTTCGCCGCCCGTTCGCACGGCCAGCGGGACCTTCGGTCCCGCCCGGCTCGCACACGAGCGCGAGTGCGCGCCGATGGGATTAGCAATCAGTGTACCGTGGCGTGGCAGAATTTGCTTCGAAAATCGAAACTCAGCTACGCATCTCGCAGTGTATCGTCGGGCTTATTACGATGTGCGAACTGGCGTGGGTAATGAGCGACGAGGACAGAACGATACTGTTGATCGGTAGCGGTCCAATCCAGATCGGACAGGCGGCGGAGTTCGATTACTCGGGCGCGCAGGCCTGTCGCGCGCTCGCCGAGGAGGGGGCCCGAGTCGTCCTCGTCAACTCGAACCCGGCGACGATCATGACCGATCCGGAGATGGCCGACGCGGTCTATATCGAACCCATCACGACCGAGGCCATCAGCGAGATCATCGAGAAAGAGCGCCCGGACGGCGTCATCGCGGGACTGGGCGGTCAGACGGGACTCAACGTGACCGCCGAACTCGCCGAAGAGGGCGTTCTGGAGGAGTACGACGTCGAGATCATGGGGACGCCGCTGGACACGATCTACGCGACCGAGGACCGCGACCTGTTCAAGGAGCGGATGAAGGAGATCGGCCAGCCGGTGCCCGCCTCGACGACCATCACCCTCGACGAGGGCGAGTCGGTACAGGGACTCACGGAGGTAGACCTCACTGAGCGCGTCGACGAGGCCGTCGCATCGGTGGGCGGGCTGCCGGTCATCTCCCGGACCACCTACACGCTCGGCGGGAGCGGGTCGGGCGTCGTCGAGGAGCGCGAGGAGTTGTACGAGCGCGTGCGGAAGGGACTTCGGCTCTCTCGGAACAGCGAAGTCCTGATCACCGAGTCGATCGCGGGTTGGGTCGAGCTCGAATACGAGGTGATGCGCGACGCCGACGACTCCTGTATCGTCATCTGCAACATGGAGAACCTCGACCCGATGGGGATTCACACGGGCGAGTCCACGGTCGTCACGCCCTCGCAGGTCATCCCGGACGACGGCCATCAGGAGATGCGCACCGCGGCGCTCGACGTGATCCGTGATCTCGGCATTCAGGGCGGCTGTAACATCCAGTTCGCCTGGCGCGACGACGGGACACCCGGCGGCGAGTACCGTGTCGTCGAAGTGAACCCTCGCGTCTCGCGCTCGTCGGCGCTCGCCTCTAAGGCGACGGGCTATCCCATCGCGCGCATCACGGCGAAAGTCGCGCTCGGCAAGCGTCTCCACGAGATCGACAACGAGATCACCGGCGAGACGACCGCCGCCTTCGAGCCGGCGATCGACTACGTCGTGACCAAAGTCCCGAGATGGCCAAACGAGAAGTTCCGCGACGTCGAGTTCGAGCTCGGCACGGCGATGAAGAGCACGGGCGAGGCGATGGCGATCGGGCGCACCTTCGAGGAATCACTCTTGAAGGCGCTGCGCTCGACCGAGTACGAACCCGACGTCGACTGGGCAGGAATGGACGACGCGACGCTCGAAACGAAGTTCTTGGAACGGCCGACGCCCGATCGCCCATACGCGATGTTCGAGGCGTTCGACCGTGGCTACTCGGTCGAGAAGGTCGCCGAACTCACCGGGATCAAATCGTGGTACGTCGAGCGGTATGCGAACATCGCCGAGGCAGCAGGGAAAGCGGCCGACGGCGAGTTCGAGGCGGCCGCCGCGGTCGGCTTCACCGATCAGGAGGTCGCGGCGATGGCTGCCGGCGACGATGCGATGACGCGTGCCGACGGCAGCGGCGCGGTCGAGGTCGACGACGCCACTGTCGATGAAGTGGGTGCGAACGCCCCGGATCGTGACTTCAAACAGGTCGACACCTGCGCGGGCGAGTTCGCCGCCTCGACGCCGTACTACTACTCCGCGCGCGAACCGGAATTCGGCGGCGACTCGGCACTCGCGACCGACGAAGTGCGCGTCGACCGCGACGTCGAGAGCGTCGTGATCGTCGGCGGCGGCCCAATCCGCATCGGCCAGGGCGTCGAGTTCGACTACTGTACCGTGCACGCCGTGCGCGCGCTCCGCGAGCAGGGTATCGACGCCCACGTCGTCAACAACAACCCCGAAACCGTCTCGACCGACTACGACACCTCGGATGGGCTCTTCTTCGAGCCGATCACCCCCGAAGAGGTCGCCGACGTCATCGAATCGACCGATGCCGACGGCGTGATGGTCCAGTTCGGCGGCCAAACGTCC belongs to Halococcus qingdaonensis and includes:
- the carB gene encoding carbamoyl-phosphate synthase large subunit; amino-acid sequence: MSDEDRTILLIGSGPIQIGQAAEFDYSGAQACRALAEEGARVVLVNSNPATIMTDPEMADAVYIEPITTEAISEIIEKERPDGVIAGLGGQTGLNVTAELAEEGVLEEYDVEIMGTPLDTIYATEDRDLFKERMKEIGQPVPASTTITLDEGESVQGLTEVDLTERVDEAVASVGGLPVISRTTYTLGGSGSGVVEEREELYERVRKGLRLSRNSEVLITESIAGWVELEYEVMRDADDSCIVICNMENLDPMGIHTGESTVVTPSQVIPDDGHQEMRTAALDVIRDLGIQGGCNIQFAWRDDGTPGGEYRVVEVNPRVSRSSALASKATGYPIARITAKVALGKRLHEIDNEITGETTAAFEPAIDYVVTKVPRWPNEKFRDVEFELGTAMKSTGEAMAIGRTFEESLLKALRSTEYEPDVDWAGMDDATLETKFLERPTPDRPYAMFEAFDRGYSVEKVAELTGIKSWYVERYANIAEAAGKAADGEFEAAAAVGFTDQEVAAMAAGDDAMTRADGSGAVEVDDATVDEVGANAPDRDFKQVDTCAGEFAASTPYYYSAREPEFGGDSALATDEVRVDRDVESVVIVGGGPIRIGQGVEFDYCTVHAVRALREQGIDAHVVNNNPETVSTDYDTSDGLFFEPITPEEVADVIESTDADGVMVQFGGQTSVDIGRGLQAELDRRGLDCDVLGTTVEAMDLAENRDRFNHLMDELGIAQPAGGAAESEAEALDLAHEIGYPVLVRPSYVLGGRAMDVVHDDDGLRQYVEEAIHVSPDQPILIDEFLEGAVELDVDAVADGTDVLIGGIMEHVESAGVHSGDSACMIPPESLDSEVLGRVREVVEDIAQALETVGLLNVQLAVKDDEVFVLEANPRSSRTVPFVSKATGVPIAKLAAQVMAGTPLADLDTAEQVPEQTSVKEVVLPFDRLPGSDPRLGPEMKSTGEVMGTAGSFGKAYDKTQTATSKPIPDTGTAVVDLADAEFPDPDSDAGHALRDGFAERFELGEFDDLPQAIRDGDVDLVISRERAALEVCVEEDVTYFSTTASAEAALDALAARAEDSAVAAVSERPTTAREWGN